The following are from one region of the Mangifera indica cultivar Alphonso chromosome 14, CATAS_Mindica_2.1, whole genome shotgun sequence genome:
- the LOC123196204 gene encoding clathrin interactor EPSIN 2-like isoform X3 encodes MKKAFDQTVRDLKRGVNKKVLKIPGIEQKVLDATSNEPWGPHGTLLADIAQATRNYHEYQMIMAVIWKRINDTGKNWRHVYKALTVLEYLVAHGSERVIDDIREHAYQISALSDFQYIDSSGRDQGNNVRRKSQSLVALVNDKERIIEVRQKAAANRDKFRNPSAGGMYRPGGYGEKYDYDRYEGRHGSRDDDYSYGRERDYGHKDDDRYGRDYEDRYGRDVYRDDDYRGRSRSVDHYQDGSSRSSDRNCDDDGQSTSRQLERKFSEQNIGAPPSYEEALSESRSPARSDRDGENTAASVPKASSLAAPATSSPPAASGAFSPPVHPAASPPPASHNPTQGANSFNNSTSGNEEVLTSDEFDPRNSFSATPTVASTPAPTTSNNVEMDLLGSLSDSFSSNTLAIMPPMPATPSNEADAHANASSIQTFAATQSPSNMMNQSFDDPFGESPFKAIPSTESATVQQLTSASTASFHSTQNAEMPQPAAPNMESVPNFVDPLYSISYSSNDSNSQPPSVNSQFLPQELLMSQPETDILADILPPTGQPAPTPNIYRSQSAQQTANMYGSQSAQPTANMHGNQPAQPTANMYGNQLVHPTTNMYGSFHQQPGSLTPQQGLTGHVGPNLAPQSLSGAVAQFSSGTFAPQGTSSAHVASNLSPQTSTGPAAQFNSGNLIPYQSSAVPSTPQISQQNPPAQQNSTLLNDLPQAGQNPTIASQPSLSSSTGALALVPPSQPSKEKFELKSTVWADTLSRGLVNLNISGSKTNPTADIGIDFDAINRKEKRLEKKPPQAQVTSTVTMGKAMGSGSGLGRTGAGALRPPSNPMMGSGMGMGMGGGPGMGMGRGQIMGMGMAGGQGIGMGMGMGMGMGMGMGMGMGGGSGMSMGSYGGMNQPMGMGVGMGMGMNNGMNMGIGQGVQMQPQIGMPPGTTMPSDYRPMMGTGGYTQQPYSGGY; translated from the exons ATGAAGAAAGCCTTCGATCAAACTGTTAGAGATCT TAAGAGAGGAGTTAACAAGAAAGTGCTTAAAATTCCTGGAATTGAACAGAAG gttCTTGATGCTACTAGCAACGAGCCTTGGGGTCCGCATGGAACACTTCTTGCAGATATTGCACAGGCTACCAGGAACTA CCATGAATACCAAATGATTATGGCAGTTATTTGGAAGCGGATTAATGACACTGGAAAGAATTGGCGGCATGTGTACAAG GCTTTGACAGTTTTGGAATATCTAGTAGCCCATGGGTCAGAGCGTGTCATAGATGATATCAGGGAACACGCATATCAAATATCG GCATTGTCCGATTTCCAATATATTGATTCCAGTGGAAGGGATCAAGGTAACAATGTCAGAAGGAAATCTCAGAGCCTTGTGGCCCTAGTAAATGATAAAGAGAGGATAATAGAAGTTAGGCAGAAGGCTGCTGCTAACAGAGACAA ATTTCGCAACCCATCAGCAGGTGGAATGTATCGACCAGGAGGATATGGTGAGAAATATGATTATGATCGTTATGAAGGCCGCCATGGAAGCAGGGATGATGATTATAGTTatgggagagagagagattatgGGCATAAAGATGATGATCGGTATGGCAGAGATTATGAAGATCGATATGGCAGAGATGTGTACAGAGATGATGATTACCGCGGAAGGAGTAGAAGCGTTGACCATTACCAAGATGGCTCAAGCAGGAGCTCTGATAGAAACTGTGACGATGATGGTCAATCAACAAGTCG GCAACTTGAGCGGAAATTTTCTGAACAAAATATTGGTGCTCCTCCTAGTTATGAAGAAGCATTAAGTGAATCACGAAGTCCTGCTCGCAGtgatag GGATGGAGAAAATACAGCAGCATCTGTTCCTAAAGCTTCTTCTCTGGCTGCTCCTGCAACTTCTTCTCCGCCTGCGGCTTCTGGAGCATTTTCTCCACCCGTTCATCCTGCAGCTTCTCCTCCACCTGCAAGCCATAATCCAACTCAAGGAGCTAACTCGTTCAACAATTCTACATCTGGGAACGAGGAAGTTTTGACTTCTGATGAATTTGATCCACGTAATTCATTTTCAG CTACCCCTACTGTTGCAAGCACTCCTGCCCCTACTACCTCAAATAATGTTGAAATGGACCTGCTTGGCTCTTTGTCAGACTCTTTTTCTTCAAATACATTGGCCATTATGCCACCCATGCCTGCAACTCCCAGTAATGAAGCTGATGCACATGCTAATGCTAGTTCAATACAAACATTTGCTGCAACTCAGTCACCATCCAACATGATGAATCAG TCATTTGATGATCCATTTGGGGAGTCTCCTTTTAAAGCTATCCCTTCTACAGAGTCTGCCACAGTTCAACAACTGACTTCAGCATCAACAGCTTCTTTCCATTCAACTCAAAATGCCGAAATGCCCCAGCCAGCAGCCCCCAATATGGAGTCGGTCCCCAATTTTGTGGATCCCTTATACAGCATTTCATACTCATCAAATGATTCCAATAGTCAACCTCCCTCAGTGAACTCTCAGTTTTTGCCTCAAGAACTGTTGATGTCGCAGCCGGAGACTGATATTCTTGCAGACATCCTT CCTCCAACTGGCCAACCTGCACCAACCCCTAATATTTATAGGAGCCAGTCTGCACAACAAACGGCTAATATGTATGGGAGCCAGTCTGCACAGCCAACTGCTAATATGCATGGGAACCAGCCTGCACAGCCAACTGCCAATATGTATGGGAACCAACTTGTACATCCAACCACTAACATGTATGGGAGCTTTCATCAACAGCCAGGATCTTTGACTCCACAGCAAGGACTGACTGGTCATGTAGGTCCAAACTTAGCCCCTCAATCCCTATCTGGTGCAGTTGCACAGTTTAGCAGTGGGACCTTTGCACCGCAAGGCACTTCTTCTGCCCATGTTGCTTCAAACTTGTCTCCTCAAACTTCAACTGGACCAGCTGCACAGTTTAACAGTGGAAACTTGATACCATATCAGAGTTCTGCAGTTCCTTCTACTCCACAAATTTCTCAACAGAATCCACCTGCACAGCAGAACAGCACTTTATTGAATGACCTTCCTCAAGCAGGACAAAACCCTACAATAGCTTCACAACCATCTCTTTCATCTTCAACGGGAGCGCTTGCTTTAGTACCGCCATCTCAACCATCCAAGGAAAAGTTTGAGCTGAAGTCAACAGTTTGGGCCGACACTCTTAGTAGAGGGCTagtcaatttgaatatatcTGGAT CTAAGACAAATCCTACTGCAGACATTGGAATTGATTTTGATGCCATTAACAGGAAAGAAAAGAGGTTGGAAAAGAAACCTCCACAAGCTCAGGTGACATCTACTGTTACCATGGGTAAAGCTATGGGATCTGGTTCTGGGTTAGGCCGTACTGGAGCTGGTGCTCTACGGCCACCGTCAAATCCTATGATGGGTTCTGGCATGGGAATGGGCATGGGTGGTGGCCCTGGTATGGGTATGGGCCGTGGTCAGATTATGGGAATGGGCATGGCTGGTGGCCAGGGTATTGGCATGGGCATGGGCATGGGCATGGGCATGGGCATGGGTATGGGTATGGGTATGGGTGGTGGTTCAGGAATGAGCATGGGAAGCTATGGAGGCATGAACCAACCAATGGGAATGGGAGTGGGAATGGGTATGGGAATGAACAATGGCATGAATATGGGAATTGGGCAAGGAGTCCAGATGCAACCACAAATTGGGATGCCTCCTGGCACAACAATGCCCAGTGATTATCGGCCCATGATGGGTACAGGAGGGTATACTCAACAACCATACAGTGGTGGCTATTAA
- the LOC123196204 gene encoding clathrin interactor EPSIN 2-like isoform X1 — MKKAFDQTVRDLKRGVNKKVLKIPGIEQKVLDATSNEPWGPHGTLLADIAQATRNYHEYQMIMAVIWKRINDTGKNWRHVYKALTVLEYLVAHGSERVIDDIREHAYQISALSDFQYIDSSGRDQGNNVRRKSQSLVALVNDKERIIEVRQKAAANRDKFRNPSAGGMYRPGGYGEKYDYDRYEGRHGSRDDDYSYGRERDYGHKDDDRYGRDYEDRYGRDVYRDDDYRGRSRSVDHYQDGSSRSSDRNCDDDGQSTSRQLERKFSEQNIGAPPSYEEALSESRSPARSDRDGENTAASVPKASSLAAPATSSPPAASGAFSPPVHPAASPPPASHNPTQGANSFNNSTSGNEEVLTSDEFDPRNSFSATPTVASTPAPTTSNNVEMDLLGSLSDSFSSNTLAIMPPMPATPSNEADAHANASSIQTFAATQSPSNMMNQSFDDPFGESPFKAIPSTESATVQQLTSASTASFHSTQNAEMPQPAAPNMESVPNFVDPLYSISYSSNDSNSQPPSVNSQFLPQELLMSQPETDILADILPPSGPSASVASQVAFSPPTGQPAPTPNIYRSQSAQQTANMYGSQSAQPTANMHGNQPAQPTANMYGNQLVHPTTNMYGSFHQQPGSLTPQQGLTGHVGPNLAPQSLSGAVAQFSSGTFAPQGTSSAHVASNLSPQTSTGPAAQFNSGNLIPYQSSAVPSTPQISQQNPPAQQNSTLLNDLPQAGQNPTIASQPSLSSSTGALALVPPSQPSKEKFELKSTVWADTLSRGLVNLNISGSKTNPTADIGIDFDAINRKEKRLEKKPPQAQVTSTVTMGKAMGSGSGLGRTGAGALRPPSNPMMGSGMGMGMGGGPGMGMGRGQIMGMGMAGGQGIGMGMGMGMGMGMGMGMGMGGGSGMSMGSYGGMNQPMGMGVGMGMGMNNGMNMGIGQGVQMQPQIGMPPGTTMPSDYRPMMGTGGYTQQPYSGGY, encoded by the exons ATGAAGAAAGCCTTCGATCAAACTGTTAGAGATCT TAAGAGAGGAGTTAACAAGAAAGTGCTTAAAATTCCTGGAATTGAACAGAAG gttCTTGATGCTACTAGCAACGAGCCTTGGGGTCCGCATGGAACACTTCTTGCAGATATTGCACAGGCTACCAGGAACTA CCATGAATACCAAATGATTATGGCAGTTATTTGGAAGCGGATTAATGACACTGGAAAGAATTGGCGGCATGTGTACAAG GCTTTGACAGTTTTGGAATATCTAGTAGCCCATGGGTCAGAGCGTGTCATAGATGATATCAGGGAACACGCATATCAAATATCG GCATTGTCCGATTTCCAATATATTGATTCCAGTGGAAGGGATCAAGGTAACAATGTCAGAAGGAAATCTCAGAGCCTTGTGGCCCTAGTAAATGATAAAGAGAGGATAATAGAAGTTAGGCAGAAGGCTGCTGCTAACAGAGACAA ATTTCGCAACCCATCAGCAGGTGGAATGTATCGACCAGGAGGATATGGTGAGAAATATGATTATGATCGTTATGAAGGCCGCCATGGAAGCAGGGATGATGATTATAGTTatgggagagagagagattatgGGCATAAAGATGATGATCGGTATGGCAGAGATTATGAAGATCGATATGGCAGAGATGTGTACAGAGATGATGATTACCGCGGAAGGAGTAGAAGCGTTGACCATTACCAAGATGGCTCAAGCAGGAGCTCTGATAGAAACTGTGACGATGATGGTCAATCAACAAGTCG GCAACTTGAGCGGAAATTTTCTGAACAAAATATTGGTGCTCCTCCTAGTTATGAAGAAGCATTAAGTGAATCACGAAGTCCTGCTCGCAGtgatag GGATGGAGAAAATACAGCAGCATCTGTTCCTAAAGCTTCTTCTCTGGCTGCTCCTGCAACTTCTTCTCCGCCTGCGGCTTCTGGAGCATTTTCTCCACCCGTTCATCCTGCAGCTTCTCCTCCACCTGCAAGCCATAATCCAACTCAAGGAGCTAACTCGTTCAACAATTCTACATCTGGGAACGAGGAAGTTTTGACTTCTGATGAATTTGATCCACGTAATTCATTTTCAG CTACCCCTACTGTTGCAAGCACTCCTGCCCCTACTACCTCAAATAATGTTGAAATGGACCTGCTTGGCTCTTTGTCAGACTCTTTTTCTTCAAATACATTGGCCATTATGCCACCCATGCCTGCAACTCCCAGTAATGAAGCTGATGCACATGCTAATGCTAGTTCAATACAAACATTTGCTGCAACTCAGTCACCATCCAACATGATGAATCAG TCATTTGATGATCCATTTGGGGAGTCTCCTTTTAAAGCTATCCCTTCTACAGAGTCTGCCACAGTTCAACAACTGACTTCAGCATCAACAGCTTCTTTCCATTCAACTCAAAATGCCGAAATGCCCCAGCCAGCAGCCCCCAATATGGAGTCGGTCCCCAATTTTGTGGATCCCTTATACAGCATTTCATACTCATCAAATGATTCCAATAGTCAACCTCCCTCAGTGAACTCTCAGTTTTTGCCTCAAGAACTGTTGATGTCGCAGCCGGAGACTGATATTCTTGCAGACATCCTTCCTCCATCAGGACCTTCAGCATCTGTAGCATCACAGGTAGCCTTTTCACCTCCAACTGGCCAACCTGCACCAACCCCTAATATTTATAGGAGCCAGTCTGCACAACAAACGGCTAATATGTATGGGAGCCAGTCTGCACAGCCAACTGCTAATATGCATGGGAACCAGCCTGCACAGCCAACTGCCAATATGTATGGGAACCAACTTGTACATCCAACCACTAACATGTATGGGAGCTTTCATCAACAGCCAGGATCTTTGACTCCACAGCAAGGACTGACTGGTCATGTAGGTCCAAACTTAGCCCCTCAATCCCTATCTGGTGCAGTTGCACAGTTTAGCAGTGGGACCTTTGCACCGCAAGGCACTTCTTCTGCCCATGTTGCTTCAAACTTGTCTCCTCAAACTTCAACTGGACCAGCTGCACAGTTTAACAGTGGAAACTTGATACCATATCAGAGTTCTGCAGTTCCTTCTACTCCACAAATTTCTCAACAGAATCCACCTGCACAGCAGAACAGCACTTTATTGAATGACCTTCCTCAAGCAGGACAAAACCCTACAATAGCTTCACAACCATCTCTTTCATCTTCAACGGGAGCGCTTGCTTTAGTACCGCCATCTCAACCATCCAAGGAAAAGTTTGAGCTGAAGTCAACAGTTTGGGCCGACACTCTTAGTAGAGGGCTagtcaatttgaatatatcTGGAT CTAAGACAAATCCTACTGCAGACATTGGAATTGATTTTGATGCCATTAACAGGAAAGAAAAGAGGTTGGAAAAGAAACCTCCACAAGCTCAGGTGACATCTACTGTTACCATGGGTAAAGCTATGGGATCTGGTTCTGGGTTAGGCCGTACTGGAGCTGGTGCTCTACGGCCACCGTCAAATCCTATGATGGGTTCTGGCATGGGAATGGGCATGGGTGGTGGCCCTGGTATGGGTATGGGCCGTGGTCAGATTATGGGAATGGGCATGGCTGGTGGCCAGGGTATTGGCATGGGCATGGGCATGGGCATGGGCATGGGCATGGGTATGGGTATGGGTATGGGTGGTGGTTCAGGAATGAGCATGGGAAGCTATGGAGGCATGAACCAACCAATGGGAATGGGAGTGGGAATGGGTATGGGAATGAACAATGGCATGAATATGGGAATTGGGCAAGGAGTCCAGATGCAACCACAAATTGGGATGCCTCCTGGCACAACAATGCCCAGTGATTATCGGCCCATGATGGGTACAGGAGGGTATACTCAACAACCATACAGTGGTGGCTATTAA
- the LOC123196204 gene encoding clathrin interactor EPSIN 2-like isoform X2 has protein sequence MKKAFDQTVRDLKRGVNKKVLKIPGIEQKVLDATSNEPWGPHGTLLADIAQATRNYHEYQMIMAVIWKRINDTGKNWRHVYKALTVLEYLVAHGSERVIDDIREHAYQISALSDFQYIDSSGRDQGNNVRRKSQSLVALVNDKERIIEVRQKAAANRDKFRNPSAGGMYRPGGYGEKYDYDRYEGRHGSRDDDYSYGRERDYGHKDDDRYGRDYEDRYGRDVYRDDDYRGRSRSVDHYQDGSSRSSDRNCDDDGQSTSRQLERKFSEQNIGAPPSYEEALSESRSPARSDRDGENTAASVPKASSLAAPATSSPPAASGAFSPPVHPAASPPPASHNPTQGANSFNNSTSGNEEVLTSDEFDPRNSFSATPTVASTPAPTTSNNVEMDLLGSLSDSFSSNTLAIMPPMPATPSNEADAHANASSIQTFAATQSPSNMMNQSFDDPFGESPFKAIPSTESATVQQLTSASTASFHSTQNAEMPQPAAPNMESVPNFVDPLYSISYSSNDSNSQPPSVNSQFLPQELLMSQPETDILADILPPSGPSASVASQVAFSPPTGQPAPTPNIYRSQSAQQTANMYGSQSAQPTANMHGNQPAQPTANMYGNQLVHPTTNMYGSFHQQPGSLTPQQGLTGHVGPNLAPQSLSGAVAQFSSGTFAPQGTSSAHVASNLSPQTSTGPAAQFNSGNLIPYQSSAVPSTPQISQQNPPAQQNSTLLNDLPQAGQNPTIASQPSLSSSTGALALVPPSQPSKEKFELKSTVWADTLSRGLVNLNISGSKTNPTADIGIDFDAINRKEKRLEKKPPQAQVTSTVTMGKAMGSGSGLGRTGAGALRPPSNPMMGSGMGMGMGGGPGMGMGRGQIMGMGMAGGQGIGMGMGMGGGSGMSMGSYGGMNQPMGMGVGMGMGMNNGMNMGIGQGVQMQPQIGMPPGTTMPSDYRPMMGTGGYTQQPYSGGY, from the exons ATGAAGAAAGCCTTCGATCAAACTGTTAGAGATCT TAAGAGAGGAGTTAACAAGAAAGTGCTTAAAATTCCTGGAATTGAACAGAAG gttCTTGATGCTACTAGCAACGAGCCTTGGGGTCCGCATGGAACACTTCTTGCAGATATTGCACAGGCTACCAGGAACTA CCATGAATACCAAATGATTATGGCAGTTATTTGGAAGCGGATTAATGACACTGGAAAGAATTGGCGGCATGTGTACAAG GCTTTGACAGTTTTGGAATATCTAGTAGCCCATGGGTCAGAGCGTGTCATAGATGATATCAGGGAACACGCATATCAAATATCG GCATTGTCCGATTTCCAATATATTGATTCCAGTGGAAGGGATCAAGGTAACAATGTCAGAAGGAAATCTCAGAGCCTTGTGGCCCTAGTAAATGATAAAGAGAGGATAATAGAAGTTAGGCAGAAGGCTGCTGCTAACAGAGACAA ATTTCGCAACCCATCAGCAGGTGGAATGTATCGACCAGGAGGATATGGTGAGAAATATGATTATGATCGTTATGAAGGCCGCCATGGAAGCAGGGATGATGATTATAGTTatgggagagagagagattatgGGCATAAAGATGATGATCGGTATGGCAGAGATTATGAAGATCGATATGGCAGAGATGTGTACAGAGATGATGATTACCGCGGAAGGAGTAGAAGCGTTGACCATTACCAAGATGGCTCAAGCAGGAGCTCTGATAGAAACTGTGACGATGATGGTCAATCAACAAGTCG GCAACTTGAGCGGAAATTTTCTGAACAAAATATTGGTGCTCCTCCTAGTTATGAAGAAGCATTAAGTGAATCACGAAGTCCTGCTCGCAGtgatag GGATGGAGAAAATACAGCAGCATCTGTTCCTAAAGCTTCTTCTCTGGCTGCTCCTGCAACTTCTTCTCCGCCTGCGGCTTCTGGAGCATTTTCTCCACCCGTTCATCCTGCAGCTTCTCCTCCACCTGCAAGCCATAATCCAACTCAAGGAGCTAACTCGTTCAACAATTCTACATCTGGGAACGAGGAAGTTTTGACTTCTGATGAATTTGATCCACGTAATTCATTTTCAG CTACCCCTACTGTTGCAAGCACTCCTGCCCCTACTACCTCAAATAATGTTGAAATGGACCTGCTTGGCTCTTTGTCAGACTCTTTTTCTTCAAATACATTGGCCATTATGCCACCCATGCCTGCAACTCCCAGTAATGAAGCTGATGCACATGCTAATGCTAGTTCAATACAAACATTTGCTGCAACTCAGTCACCATCCAACATGATGAATCAG TCATTTGATGATCCATTTGGGGAGTCTCCTTTTAAAGCTATCCCTTCTACAGAGTCTGCCACAGTTCAACAACTGACTTCAGCATCAACAGCTTCTTTCCATTCAACTCAAAATGCCGAAATGCCCCAGCCAGCAGCCCCCAATATGGAGTCGGTCCCCAATTTTGTGGATCCCTTATACAGCATTTCATACTCATCAAATGATTCCAATAGTCAACCTCCCTCAGTGAACTCTCAGTTTTTGCCTCAAGAACTGTTGATGTCGCAGCCGGAGACTGATATTCTTGCAGACATCCTTCCTCCATCAGGACCTTCAGCATCTGTAGCATCACAGGTAGCCTTTTCACCTCCAACTGGCCAACCTGCACCAACCCCTAATATTTATAGGAGCCAGTCTGCACAACAAACGGCTAATATGTATGGGAGCCAGTCTGCACAGCCAACTGCTAATATGCATGGGAACCAGCCTGCACAGCCAACTGCCAATATGTATGGGAACCAACTTGTACATCCAACCACTAACATGTATGGGAGCTTTCATCAACAGCCAGGATCTTTGACTCCACAGCAAGGACTGACTGGTCATGTAGGTCCAAACTTAGCCCCTCAATCCCTATCTGGTGCAGTTGCACAGTTTAGCAGTGGGACCTTTGCACCGCAAGGCACTTCTTCTGCCCATGTTGCTTCAAACTTGTCTCCTCAAACTTCAACTGGACCAGCTGCACAGTTTAACAGTGGAAACTTGATACCATATCAGAGTTCTGCAGTTCCTTCTACTCCACAAATTTCTCAACAGAATCCACCTGCACAGCAGAACAGCACTTTATTGAATGACCTTCCTCAAGCAGGACAAAACCCTACAATAGCTTCACAACCATCTCTTTCATCTTCAACGGGAGCGCTTGCTTTAGTACCGCCATCTCAACCATCCAAGGAAAAGTTTGAGCTGAAGTCAACAGTTTGGGCCGACACTCTTAGTAGAGGGCTagtcaatttgaatatatcTGGAT CTAAGACAAATCCTACTGCAGACATTGGAATTGATTTTGATGCCATTAACAGGAAAGAAAAGAGGTTGGAAAAGAAACCTCCACAAGCTCAGGTGACATCTACTGTTACCATGGGTAAAGCTATGGGATCTGGTTCTGGGTTAGGCCGTACTGGAGCTGGTGCTCTACGGCCACCGTCAAATCCTATGATGGGTTCTGGCATGGGAATGGGCATGGGTGGTGGCCCTGGTATGGGTATGGGCCGTGGTCAGATTATGGGAATGGGCATGGCTGGTGGCCAGGGTATTGGC ATGGGTATGGGTATGGGTGGTGGTTCAGGAATGAGCATGGGAAGCTATGGAGGCATGAACCAACCAATGGGAATGGGAGTGGGAATGGGTATGGGAATGAACAATGGCATGAATATGGGAATTGGGCAAGGAGTCCAGATGCAACCACAAATTGGGATGCCTCCTGGCACAACAATGCCCAGTGATTATCGGCCCATGATGGGTACAGGAGGGTATACTCAACAACCATACAGTGGTGGCTATTAA